A single region of the Leptothrix cholodnii SP-6 genome encodes:
- a CDS encoding sensor histidine kinase, whose amino-acid sequence MTSTPIASPAPARRRIGRSTRRVLGWGGALLLMAAAALTGHTLSMRAGLARLAEAAQHRLDLVATGLASDLARFDYLPALLEITPSVAALLDQPDDAALRDQANRQLQRINATAGAANLYVTDTVGRCQAASDWEDPGTPIGADLSFRPYVRDALEHGRGRFYGVGVTSHRAGYYLSYVLMQQGRQRGVATVKVSLEAVEPSWRKLPGEVLLADQRGVVILSTREEWKYRPLAPLSTQVRQELAGSRPYGDAPLVPLAIGHDRYRRSERLLAPVGWRLIVLDELAPVRAGARTMAVTAALASAVLLLIATLALQRQRALRQRLANQAALQAAHDSLEAKVAERTADLRAAQDELVHAGKMAALGQMSAGLVHEMNQPLGAMRTLSDNACLLLEQQRTADVQANLQRIGRMVDRLGRLTGQLKAFAHKAAPALEPVNLQRAIANAQFLIAQRLREQAVELDVSVQPAGLAALAEETRLEQVLVNLMGNAIDAMAAAPPGSPRTLRIEAAAGAAGRCVIRVRDSGPGIRADILARLFEPFVTSKPAGAGLGLGLMISAHLARELGGTLGAHNVDGAGACFVIDLPIPTAPETAAQPAPQAHE is encoded by the coding sequence ATGACCTCGACCCCGATCGCCTCGCCGGCACCTGCACGCCGCCGGATCGGCCGCAGCACCCGCCGCGTGCTGGGCTGGGGCGGCGCGCTGCTGCTGATGGCGGCCGCGGCGCTGACCGGCCACACGCTGTCGATGCGCGCCGGCCTGGCGCGCCTGGCCGAAGCCGCGCAGCACCGGCTCGACCTGGTCGCCACCGGCCTGGCCAGCGACCTGGCGCGCTTCGACTACCTGCCCGCGCTGCTGGAGATCACGCCCAGCGTGGCCGCGCTGCTCGACCAGCCCGACGACGCCGCGCTGCGTGATCAGGCCAACCGCCAGCTGCAGCGCATCAACGCCACCGCCGGCGCCGCCAACCTCTACGTGACCGACACCGTCGGGCGCTGCCAGGCGGCGTCCGACTGGGAGGATCCCGGCACGCCGATCGGCGCCGACCTGTCGTTCCGGCCCTATGTGCGCGACGCGCTCGAACACGGCCGCGGGCGCTTCTACGGCGTCGGCGTCACCAGCCACCGGGCCGGCTACTACCTGTCGTACGTGCTGATGCAGCAGGGCCGCCAGCGCGGCGTGGCCACCGTCAAGGTCTCGCTCGAAGCGGTCGAGCCCTCATGGCGCAAGCTGCCCGGCGAGGTGCTGCTGGCCGATCAGCGCGGCGTCGTCATCCTGTCGACCCGCGAGGAGTGGAAATACCGGCCGCTCGCGCCGTTGTCGACGCAGGTGCGCCAGGAACTGGCCGGCAGCCGCCCCTACGGCGACGCACCGCTGGTGCCGCTGGCGATCGGCCACGACCGTTACCGGCGCTCCGAGCGCCTGCTCGCGCCGGTCGGCTGGCGCCTGATCGTGCTCGACGAGCTTGCACCGGTGCGTGCCGGCGCCCGCACCATGGCCGTCACCGCCGCGCTGGCCAGCGCCGTGCTGCTGCTGATCGCCACGCTCGCGCTGCAACGCCAGCGCGCGCTGCGACAGCGCCTCGCCAACCAGGCCGCGCTGCAGGCCGCACACGACAGCCTGGAGGCCAAGGTGGCCGAGCGCACCGCCGATCTGCGCGCTGCGCAGGACGAGCTGGTGCACGCCGGCAAGATGGCCGCGCTGGGCCAGATGTCGGCCGGCCTGGTGCACGAGATGAACCAGCCGCTCGGCGCCATGCGCACGCTGTCCGACAACGCCTGCCTGCTGCTCGAACAGCAGCGCACGGCCGACGTGCAGGCCAACCTGCAGCGCATCGGCCGCATGGTCGACCGGCTCGGCCGGCTGACCGGCCAGCTCAAGGCCTTCGCCCACAAGGCCGCTCCGGCGCTCGAACCGGTAAACCTGCAGCGCGCCATCGCCAACGCGCAGTTCCTGATCGCGCAACGGCTGCGCGAGCAGGCCGTCGAGCTCGACGTGTCGGTGCAGCCCGCCGGCCTGGCCGCGCTGGCCGAAGAGACCCGGCTCGAACAGGTGCTCGTCAACCTGATGGGCAACGCCATCGACGCGATGGCCGCGGCGCCCCCGGGATCGCCGCGCACGCTGCGCATCGAGGCCGCAGCCGGCGCCGCAGGCCGCTGCGTGATCCGCGTGCGCGACAGCGGCCCGGGCATCCGCGCCGACATCCTGGCGCGCCTGTTCGAGCCTTTCGTCACCAGCAAGCCGGCCGGCGCCGGCCTCGGCCTGGGCCTGATGATCTCGGCCCACCTCGCGCGCGAACTGGGCGGCACACTCGGCGCCCACAACGTCGACGGCGCGGGCGCCTGCTTCGTCATCGACCTGCCGATCCCCACCGCGCCGGAAACCGCCGCGCAGCCGGCGCCCCAAGCCCACGAGTGA
- a CDS encoding type II toxin-antitoxin system VapC family toxin — MILLDTNVVSEPLRRAPDARVIAWIDAQPLETLYLSAITVAELRAGVALLPAGKRRTGLLDNLEKRVLPLFAGRVLPFDVACTQAYAVLMAKARAAGLAIATADGYIAAIAAANRFAVATRDTGPFEAAGADVINPWLA; from the coding sequence ATGATCCTGCTCGACACCAACGTGGTGTCGGAGCCCCTGCGCCGCGCACCCGACGCCCGCGTGATCGCGTGGATCGACGCCCAGCCGCTCGAAACGCTGTACCTGTCCGCCATCACCGTGGCCGAGCTGCGCGCGGGCGTGGCACTGCTGCCCGCTGGCAAGCGCCGCACAGGTTTGCTGGACAACCTGGAGAAACGGGTGCTGCCGCTGTTTGCTGGCCGCGTGCTGCCCTTTGACGTGGCTTGCACCCAGGCCTATGCGGTCTTGATGGCCAAGGCGCGGGCCGCAGGGCTTGCCATTGCGACTGCCGATGGCTACATCGCGGCTATCGCCGCTGCCAACCGCTTTGCGGTGGCCACCCGCGACACCGGCCCCTTCGAGGCGGCTGGTGCGGATGTGATCAATCCGTGGCTGGCGTGA
- a CDS encoding LysE/ArgO family amino acid transporter: MNLTETTSLALPVFVQGLALSFGLIVAIGAQNAFVLRQGLRREHVGSVVLFCAVADAVLIAAGVLGLSQALGRSPGLARALALVGAVFLAVYGWQAMQRARHAHRLTAADGGGAGAGGLGRGAAVAQAAAFTLLNPHVYLDTVLLVGSIGAQQPAALRGWFIAGASSASVFWFVLLGFGARWLAPWFARPRAWQLLDGLIGLTLFVLSALLVRHALAGL; the protein is encoded by the coding sequence ATGAACCTGACAGAAACCACTTCGCTCGCCTTGCCGGTGTTCGTGCAAGGCCTGGCCCTGAGCTTCGGGCTGATCGTCGCCATCGGCGCGCAGAACGCGTTCGTGCTGCGCCAGGGCCTGCGCCGCGAGCACGTCGGCAGCGTGGTGCTGTTCTGCGCCGTGGCGGACGCCGTGCTCATCGCCGCGGGGGTGCTGGGGCTGTCCCAGGCGCTGGGGCGCAGCCCCGGCCTGGCACGTGCGCTGGCGCTGGTCGGCGCCGTCTTCCTTGCGGTTTACGGATGGCAGGCGATGCAGCGCGCGCGGCATGCGCACCGGCTGACGGCGGCCGATGGGGGTGGCGCAGGCGCTGGCGGTCTGGGGCGGGGCGCCGCGGTGGCGCAGGCCGCGGCCTTCACGCTGCTCAATCCGCATGTCTACCTCGACACCGTGCTGCTGGTGGGCAGCATCGGCGCGCAGCAACCGGCGGCGCTGCGCGGCTGGTTCATCGCCGGCGCCAGCAGCGCCAGCGTGTTCTGGTTCGTGCTGCTCGGCTTCGGGGCCCGGTGGCTGGCTCCCTGGTTTGCCCGGCCGAGGGCCTGGCAGTTGCTGGACGGCCTGATCGGCCTGACCCTGTTCGTGCTGTCGGCGCTGCTGGTGCGGCACGCCCTGGCTGGACTCTGA
- a CDS encoding FitA-like ribbon-helix-helix domain-containing protein produces MAMLTVRNLPDEVHRALRVRAAQHGHSMESEVREILESAVSPQGRVKLGTLLADMGRQARLSDEEFAVFEQARDKAAARPVSFE; encoded by the coding sequence ATGGCCATGCTGACAGTTCGCAACCTGCCCGACGAAGTGCATCGCGCCCTGCGTGTGCGTGCCGCCCAGCACGGTCACAGCATGGAATCCGAGGTGCGCGAGATCCTGGAGTCCGCGGTCAGCCCGCAAGGTCGGGTCAAGCTGGGCACGCTGCTGGCCGACATGGGCCGGCAGGCCAGACTGAGCGATGAAGAGTTTGCCGTCTTCGAGCAGGCGCGCGACAAGGCCGCCGCCCGCCCGGTGAGCTTCGAATGA
- a CDS encoding FMN-binding negative transcriptional regulator — translation MYVNPQHPFTDPEAVYSLMASHPLGAWVCHGQHGLIANHLPFFLDRSRGPHGTLIGHVSRANTVWRELGPARPSVVMFQGPQAYITPGWYPGKAEHGKVVPTWNYVVAHAHGVARAIDDRGWLLDMLNRLADVHEAGRPAPWRVGDAPASFIDKLLRAIVGIEIPIDRLEGKLKVSQDEAMPDRLGTVRGLQEQASDEAGLMADLVMQAIKADAAG, via the coding sequence ATGTACGTCAACCCGCAGCACCCGTTCACTGATCCTGAAGCGGTCTATTCGCTGATGGCGTCTCACCCCCTGGGTGCCTGGGTGTGCCACGGCCAGCACGGCCTGATCGCGAACCATCTGCCTTTTTTCCTCGATCGCAGCCGCGGGCCGCACGGCACGCTGATCGGACACGTCTCACGCGCCAACACGGTCTGGCGCGAACTCGGCCCAGCCAGGCCTTCGGTCGTGATGTTCCAGGGGCCGCAGGCCTACATCACACCGGGCTGGTATCCGGGCAAGGCGGAGCACGGCAAGGTGGTGCCGACTTGGAACTACGTGGTGGCCCATGCGCACGGGGTTGCGCGGGCGATCGACGACCGCGGCTGGTTGCTCGACATGCTCAACCGGCTCGCCGATGTTCACGAGGCCGGTCGCCCCGCGCCGTGGCGCGTCGGCGACGCGCCTGCCTCGTTCATCGACAAGTTGCTGCGCGCGATCGTCGGCATCGAGATACCGATCGATCGCCTCGAAGGCAAGCTCAAGGTCAGCCAGGACGAAGCCATGCCGGATCGGCTCGGCACGGTGCGCGGCCTGCAGGAGCAGGCTTCCGACGAGGCTGGGCTGATGGCCGATCTCGTCATGCAGGCCATCAAGGCCGATGCGGCCGGCTGA
- a CDS encoding sigma-54-dependent transcriptional regulator has translation MSEATPEAAAIRVIYVEDDEDVRAGSAQALELAGLAVDAFGSVEAARARIRAGVPAVVLSDVQLPGSSGTEWLDQIRAIDAELPVILVTGHGDIAMAVQAMRRGAYDFIAKPYSSDQLVTVVRRAAEKRRLTLQVQALRDEMDTWHGIQALLLGRSAQMQKVRRTVMNLASTSADVVIYGETGTGKDLVARCLHDHSDRRRAHYVPLNCGGLPEALAESELFGHEVGSFTGATRQRIGKFEHAHGGTLFLDEIESMPMAVQIKLLRALQERSIERVGSNTPVAVNCRVIAAAKQDLKRLSDQQKFRADLYYRIGVAFIELPPLRERREDIPLLFEHFTLQAAGRYQRSAPSLSGAQLAELMAHPWPGNVRELHNVADRFVLGLLGERLELAAQDQAQPSKLPEQIEQFERVMISEALKRQHGDVALAAKALGLPKQTLYDKLRRLRISTDSFKPEG, from the coding sequence ATGAGTGAAGCCACCCCCGAAGCCGCCGCCATCCGCGTCATCTACGTCGAGGACGACGAGGACGTGCGCGCCGGCAGCGCCCAGGCACTCGAACTCGCCGGCCTGGCGGTCGACGCCTTCGGCTCGGTCGAGGCGGCGCGTGCACGCATCCGCGCCGGCGTGCCGGCGGTGGTGCTGAGCGACGTGCAGCTGCCCGGCAGCAGCGGCACCGAGTGGCTCGATCAGATCCGCGCCATCGACGCCGAGCTGCCGGTGATCCTGGTCACCGGCCACGGCGACATCGCGATGGCGGTGCAGGCGATGCGGCGCGGCGCCTACGACTTCATCGCCAAACCGTATTCGTCCGACCAGCTGGTGACGGTGGTGCGGCGCGCCGCCGAAAAACGCCGCCTGACGCTGCAGGTGCAGGCGCTGCGCGACGAGATGGACACCTGGCACGGCATCCAGGCGCTGCTGCTGGGCCGCTCGGCGCAGATGCAGAAGGTGCGGCGCACGGTGATGAACCTGGCCTCGACCTCGGCCGACGTGGTGATCTACGGCGAAACCGGCACCGGCAAGGACCTGGTGGCACGCTGCCTGCACGACCACAGCGACCGCCGCCGCGCCCACTACGTGCCGCTCAACTGCGGCGGCCTGCCCGAGGCGCTGGCCGAGAGCGAGCTGTTCGGCCACGAGGTCGGCTCGTTCACCGGCGCCACCCGCCAGCGCATCGGCAAGTTCGAACATGCGCACGGCGGCACGCTGTTCCTCGACGAGATCGAGAGCATGCCGATGGCCGTGCAGATCAAGCTGCTGCGCGCGCTGCAGGAGCGCAGCATCGAGCGAGTGGGTTCGAACACGCCGGTGGCGGTGAACTGCCGCGTGATCGCCGCGGCCAAGCAGGATCTGAAACGCTTGAGTGATCAGCAGAAGTTCCGCGCCGACCTCTACTACCGCATCGGCGTGGCCTTCATCGAGCTGCCGCCGCTGCGCGAGCGGCGCGAGGACATCCCGCTGCTGTTCGAACATTTCACGCTGCAGGCCGCCGGGCGCTACCAGCGCAGCGCGCCTTCCCTCAGCGGCGCACAGCTGGCCGAACTGATGGCGCACCCCTGGCCCGGCAACGTGCGCGAGCTGCACAACGTGGCCGATCGCTTCGTGCTCGGCCTGCTCGGCGAGCGTCTCGAACTGGCCGCGCAGGACCAGGCCCAGCCGAGCAAGCTGCCCGAGCAGATCGAGCAGTTCGAGCGCGTCATGATCAGCGAGGCGCTCAAGCGCCAACACGGCGACGTGGCACTCGCCGCCAAGGCGCTCGGCCTGCCCAAGCAGACGCTCTACGACAAGCTGCGCCGGCTGCGCATCAGCACCGACAGCTTCAAGCCGGAAGGCTGA